Proteins co-encoded in one Sinobacterium norvegicum genomic window:
- a CDS encoding DUF885 family protein, giving the protein MTNFATIEQQFKDFVLADADTSMALGATDHLGQLGDPSLAAAKTRDEAAKTLLQQLQSAETEGFDQQLDLDLMQRYLQQALFFDDLQQHGQPQRRRAPGGVDGISAGIFQLFVNDERPAEQRLDNILSRLLQAPHYLAVEAEVITQPIARWRDIELDQGAGIADLLATIVDWAAAETYPQLGALKSAVIACNTALDSYLADLAGRDAKTNFAIGEEKVCQLLALRNIQQSPAQLAAMAATFMAETKALLAELTVKLNRKYQLAETTTEAELHEYLNQRFAATLKDGRLDSILDHYTDQISDINDFVSDRQLFALPEQQQMKILQTPGFLEPVIPAGAMWPPLALRPGSKTSLVYLTLKEDQLAEHTALGIPVMMIHEGIPGHHLQFATAAQHPSFIRRIFSANEHAEGWTTMLEDYMLDVGYIADDLVDEVRFIAKREMSRLVARVGIDLYFMTANKDYLNVGLDLDFDSDDVFVNAAKLLKEATGFTDGRVQAELNWYSTEQSYPLSYLTGNRLVWQLKQDIQQANRKELNSNELDRAFHKVYLQSGCMPVENLRLVFNELGYL; this is encoded by the coding sequence ATGACCAACTTCGCCACCATAGAGCAACAATTTAAAGACTTTGTATTAGCCGATGCCGATACCAGCATGGCACTGGGCGCCACCGACCACCTTGGCCAGTTAGGCGACCCCAGCCTGGCGGCGGCCAAAACCCGAGATGAGGCGGCTAAAACCTTGCTGCAACAATTGCAGAGCGCCGAGACAGAAGGCTTTGACCAGCAGCTGGATCTCGACTTAATGCAGCGTTATCTTCAGCAAGCGCTGTTCTTTGATGATTTACAACAGCACGGCCAGCCACAGCGTCGCCGCGCACCCGGAGGCGTAGACGGCATCAGCGCCGGTATTTTTCAGTTATTCGTCAACGACGAGCGCCCCGCCGAACAGCGGTTAGACAACATTCTCAGCCGCTTATTACAGGCGCCGCACTACCTCGCCGTTGAGGCCGAGGTGATTACCCAGCCCATTGCCCGCTGGCGTGATATCGAGCTTGATCAGGGTGCCGGCATTGCCGATCTGTTAGCCACCATCGTCGATTGGGCTGCAGCAGAGACCTACCCACAGCTGGGCGCCTTAAAAAGCGCCGTTATCGCCTGTAATACCGCCCTCGACAGCTATCTGGCCGATTTAGCCGGCCGCGACGCCAAAACCAACTTTGCCATCGGTGAAGAGAAAGTCTGCCAGCTATTAGCGCTACGCAATATCCAGCAATCACCAGCACAGCTGGCCGCCATGGCCGCCACTTTTATGGCCGAGACAAAAGCCCTGCTGGCCGAGCTAACGGTTAAGCTGAACCGTAAGTACCAACTGGCCGAGACCACCACCGAGGCCGAGCTGCACGAGTATCTTAACCAACGCTTTGCCGCCACGCTGAAAGATGGTCGCTTGGATTCAATACTCGATCACTACACCGATCAAATCAGCGACATCAACGACTTTGTCAGCGACAGGCAATTGTTCGCCCTGCCCGAGCAGCAACAGATGAAGATTTTGCAAACACCGGGGTTTCTAGAGCCGGTTATTCCCGCCGGTGCCATGTGGCCCCCCTTGGCACTGCGCCCCGGCAGTAAGACCAGCCTGGTCTATTTAACGCTGAAAGAAGACCAACTGGCCGAACACACCGCCCTGGGCATTCCGGTGATGATGATTCACGAGGGCATCCCCGGCCACCACCTGCAGTTTGCCACCGCCGCCCAGCACCCGTCGTTTATTCGTCGCATCTTTTCGGCTAACGAACATGCCGAGGGATGGACAACCATGCTGGAGGATTACATGCTGGATGTCGGTTATATCGCCGATGATTTAGTTGACGAGGTACGCTTTATCGCCAAACGCGAAATGTCCCGTTTGGTTGCCCGCGTGGGTATCGACCTCTATTTTATGACGGCCAACAAAGACTATTTAAACGTTGGACTGGATTTAGACTTTGACAGTGACGATGTGTTTGTTAACGCCGCCAAGCTGTTAAAAGAAGCCACCGGTTTTACCGATGGCCGTGTGCAGGCCGAGTTAAACTGGTACAGCACCGAGCAATCCTACCCGCTGAGTTACCTCACAGGCAATCGATTGGTGTGGCAATTAAAACAGGATATACAGCAGGCAAATCGAAAAGAATTGAACAGCAACGAGCTGGATCGCGCCTTCCATAAAGTCTATTTGCAATCGGGCTGCATGCCGGTGGAGAATTTACGTCTGGTGTTTAACGAGCTGGGCTATTTGTAG
- a CDS encoding hemerythrin domain-containing protein, translating into MNNLFHQLVDDHKHIARVLRVLKAAVYAYEDVDQEHDLPLILETLDYIQAYPEQYHHPLEERAFTYLLQHSLGDGDVIAQLQQQHTTLERETRDLQQSFDAIANDAVVPLTTILRQFDHYLDDQLAHLETENKRIFPVLAKLTDSQWWVIASDLYVDDNLDEAVNISRDHFCQMAAEIEKQGRAIAAH; encoded by the coding sequence ATGAATAATTTATTTCATCAATTAGTCGACGATCATAAACACATTGCCCGTGTCTTACGGGTGTTAAAGGCGGCTGTTTATGCCTATGAAGATGTCGACCAAGAGCATGACTTACCGCTGATTCTTGAAACGCTGGATTATATACAGGCCTACCCTGAGCAATATCATCACCCCCTCGAGGAACGAGCCTTTACCTACCTGCTACAGCACTCCCTAGGCGATGGCGATGTGATTGCCCAGCTGCAACAGCAGCACACAACGCTGGAGCGAGAAACCCGAGATTTGCAGCAAAGTTTCGACGCCATTGCCAATGATGCGGTGGTACCGCTGACGACGATTCTGCGTCAGTTTGATCATTATTTAGATGATCAGTTGGCTCATTTGGAAACCGAAAACAAGCGTATATTCCCTGTTTTGGCCAAGCTAACAGATTCTCAGTGGTGGGTGATAGCCAGCGATTTATATGTCGATGATAACCTCGACGAGGCGGTCAATATCAGCCGTGATCACTTTTGCCAAATGGCGGCGGAGATTGAAAAACAGGGCAGGGCTATTGCGGCCCACTAG
- a CDS encoding VOC family protein, with protein MIGYVTIGVSDMEKAKAFYLELLADLGAKLMMDMGRIAFIGTEDGGTMLSICVPFDEGDPQPGNGNMIAINPGSKAQVDALYQKAISLGGTCDGQPGQRIPDMFYGAYFRDPDGNKFAFAEFG; from the coding sequence ATGATTGGATACGTCACCATTGGTGTTAGTGACATGGAAAAAGCCAAGGCTTTTTATCTTGAACTGCTGGCAGACCTCGGCGCAAAACTGATGATGGATATGGGCCGTATTGCCTTTATCGGCACCGAAGACGGCGGTACCATGCTGAGCATCTGTGTGCCCTTCGATGAGGGCGACCCACAGCCGGGCAACGGCAATATGATTGCTATCAACCCCGGCTCTAAAGCCCAGGTTGATGCTCTCTACCAAAAAGCCATCAGCCTCGGCGGTACCTGTGACGGCCAGCCTGGCCAGCGCATCCCCGATATGTTCTACGGCGCCTACTTCCGCGACCCCGATGGCAACAAGTTCGCCTTTGCTGAATTCGGCTAG
- a CDS encoding PQQ-dependent sugar dehydrogenase, with the protein MKKWLLLFILLLALTPVIIIGGGLVPITSVAVLWNTLTGSGIDTPQQQVLDQRFQLADGFSLNVYAGDLPNARFMAISEHQAILVSRPHQGDVVLIQPDQQNKTVGGQRDILIQGLTRPSGIAIHQGWLYIGEANRIGRIAFDSATASTSGDYQTLVSGLTDDGNHPYKQIKIGPDGMLYLSQGSTCNVCLEEDSRRATMSRYQLDGSGEQLIATGLRNTMGFDWAPWNNALYGTDNGRDMLGDDYPPCELNLIEAGQFYGWPYFNGANQADPDFPEAPKALASSAQPPAFEFPAHNAPLGMTFIDAATLPDRFEKTALVALHGSWNRSVPDGYKVVSLHWQQGEIVSRDLISGFEKNADVIGRPVDIAQGSDGAIYISDDYAGAIYRLVYDGNDNQQNAATSTATAPATSAALTPISLTTPSWLTDDNREALYQRGQAIVAQRPCLRCHQTATPNSNLDLASIGQRRQYQQIIERLIQPTPPMPNYSFSEEDQKALAVYLVFESLKPK; encoded by the coding sequence ATGAAAAAATGGCTACTCCTGTTCATCCTTTTACTGGCGCTGACCCCGGTCATTATCATCGGTGGCGGTCTGGTGCCTATTACCAGTGTCGCGGTGTTGTGGAACACCCTCACCGGCAGTGGTATCGACACCCCACAACAGCAGGTGTTAGATCAGCGTTTTCAATTAGCCGATGGCTTCAGCCTGAATGTCTATGCCGGCGACTTACCTAATGCCCGCTTTATGGCCATCAGCGAACACCAGGCAATACTGGTCAGCAGGCCCCACCAGGGCGACGTGGTGTTGATTCAGCCCGATCAACAGAACAAGACTGTCGGCGGCCAGCGCGACATTCTAATACAGGGGTTGACCCGTCCCTCCGGCATAGCAATACACCAGGGCTGGCTTTATATTGGTGAGGCCAACCGCATTGGTCGTATTGCCTTCGACAGCGCAACGGCATCGACCAGCGGCGATTATCAAACCCTTGTCAGCGGCCTAACCGACGACGGTAATCACCCCTACAAACAAATCAAGATTGGCCCCGATGGTATGCTGTACCTCTCTCAGGGTTCGACCTGTAATGTCTGTTTAGAAGAGGACAGCCGCCGCGCCACCATGAGCCGCTATCAACTCGACGGCAGTGGTGAACAGCTGATTGCCACCGGCCTGCGTAATACCATGGGCTTTGATTGGGCACCGTGGAATAACGCGCTCTATGGCACCGATAACGGCCGCGATATGCTCGGCGACGATTACCCGCCCTGCGAACTCAACTTAATTGAAGCTGGCCAATTCTACGGCTGGCCATATTTTAACGGTGCCAACCAGGCTGACCCGGATTTCCCTGAGGCGCCTAAGGCCTTGGCCAGCAGCGCACAACCACCGGCGTTTGAGTTCCCCGCTCATAACGCACCACTGGGCATGACTTTCATCGACGCAGCCACACTGCCTGATCGTTTTGAAAAAACCGCCCTCGTCGCTCTGCACGGCTCATGGAACCGTTCGGTACCCGACGGCTACAAGGTGGTTTCACTGCATTGGCAACAGGGGGAAATTGTTAGCCGCGACTTAATCAGTGGCTTTGAGAAAAACGCTGATGTGATAGGCCGCCCAGTGGACATTGCTCAGGGCAGCGATGGGGCCATTTATATCTCTGACGATTACGCCGGCGCCATCTATCGCCTGGTGTATGATGGTAACGACAACCAACAGAATGCCGCCACCTCAACAGCTACCGCACCAGCCACCTCGGCTGCGCTAACACCGATCAGCTTAACCACACCGAGCTGGCTAACCGATGATAACCGCGAGGCGCTGTATCAACGAGGCCAAGCGATTGTAGCTCAACGGCCCTGTCTCAGGTGTCATCAAACCGCCACCCCCAACAGCAATTTAGATCTCGCCAGCATAGGCCAACGACGTCAGTATCAGCAGATCATCGAGCGGCTAATACAACCCACGCCACCGATGCCCAACTACAGCTTCAGCGAGGAGGATCAGAAAGCGCTGGCGGTGTATCTGGTTTTTGAATCGCTGAAACCCAAATGA
- a CDS encoding patatin-like phospholipase family protein translates to MRYIAVVVMLMALVACSSFKNGQGFLGQKPDDRTKSQDQGKNKSSDVLLVTTTTEAARVDSVFRLQFCKELFLRHGYDVTSDKSTKLDAAYKKCTNAHTPPKRFETDSYALALSGGGTRAASYSMGVMKALNEADQLENFDSISSVSGGGYTAFWYFIHRYYQYLPDDKGLEYYSTLLNDVGPDGDLNKFCQRIERQQYNYSLDDIFATREEGSIVAKTAAQNHIGRQSDIINYSTSSFVQGAETTGLVATHLVTLPFYWGTDLLLDTNIYNGSVFTNAYRKGLERTYGLVTNPEYSDYVDYFNYDRKQYYNGVNGAFMFWRPNARIDELKFGHYRDFMTAYNHCANESQQAIAPMTLPIINTKRSDRASLFDSDEAYDDFSLTKSVYSFTPLAYGSDYSGYIDDAELWSPSYMSKIYATSGAAADSGAQQVSGLLDPLLAISNANLGYKMRDPSSQQSFWGGMRFWSDKVIGGFPLGLLMPEDYKTTLRLSDGGHAENLGLFSLIKRGTKKIVVVDAEHDPEYGFDALNRLKVKLKHELNLNLSCGETGEETCPLASDFNALQAAPVFSLTVTGFPGREQLDILYIKLSVKKDLLKQRCDGRLPYPSDIETLCREQPGYPENVRAYYQSEIEKQQNSFPHNSTADIWYSEAQYRAYRDLGSYNAKTFLVDKIRRWDEDIERQRKSEKAFYDSLGPKK, encoded by the coding sequence ATGCGTTATATAGCGGTTGTGGTAATGCTTATGGCCCTGGTTGCCTGCTCAAGCTTTAAAAATGGTCAAGGGTTTCTGGGACAGAAGCCGGATGACAGGACTAAGTCACAAGACCAGGGTAAGAATAAGTCGTCCGATGTTTTGCTGGTGACGACAACGACCGAGGCTGCACGCGTGGATAGTGTTTTCCGCCTGCAATTCTGTAAAGAGCTATTTTTGCGTCACGGCTACGATGTTACCTCCGATAAGAGCACGAAACTGGATGCCGCATACAAAAAGTGCACCAATGCGCATACTCCCCCTAAACGTTTTGAAACCGATAGTTATGCCTTGGCGCTTTCGGGGGGCGGGACCCGAGCGGCCTCATACTCGATGGGGGTGATGAAGGCCTTGAATGAGGCAGATCAACTGGAGAACTTTGACTCAATCTCCTCTGTGTCCGGTGGCGGTTACACCGCTTTTTGGTATTTCATTCATCGCTATTATCAATATCTGCCAGATGATAAAGGCTTAGAGTATTACTCGACATTGCTCAATGATGTTGGGCCTGATGGCGACCTGAATAAATTTTGCCAGCGTATCGAACGACAACAATATAATTATTCGTTAGATGATATTTTTGCGACTAGGGAAGAGGGCTCTATCGTCGCCAAAACCGCGGCGCAGAATCATATCGGACGTCAATCTGACATCATCAACTATTCAACCTCAAGCTTTGTGCAGGGTGCAGAAACCACAGGCTTGGTAGCCACTCATCTCGTCACTCTGCCTTTTTACTGGGGCACCGATCTGTTACTTGATACTAATATCTATAATGGCTCGGTTTTTACCAACGCCTATCGCAAGGGGTTGGAGCGTACTTATGGCTTGGTGACCAACCCAGAGTACAGCGATTATGTGGATTACTTTAACTACGACAGAAAGCAGTATTACAACGGTGTCAACGGCGCATTTATGTTTTGGCGGCCGAACGCGCGTATTGATGAGTTAAAGTTTGGCCACTACCGAGATTTCATGACAGCGTATAACCACTGTGCTAATGAATCCCAGCAGGCTATTGCTCCGATGACATTGCCGATTATAAATACCAAGCGTTCTGACCGCGCTTCGTTGTTTGACAGCGATGAGGCCTACGATGACTTTTCACTGACCAAAAGTGTTTATAGCTTTACGCCGTTGGCCTATGGCAGTGACTACAGCGGTTATATTGACGATGCTGAACTTTGGTCTCCCAGTTATATGTCAAAAATATATGCCACCTCTGGCGCAGCTGCGGATAGTGGTGCACAGCAGGTATCGGGTCTACTTGATCCACTGTTAGCTATTTCAAATGCCAATCTGGGTTATAAAATGAGAGATCCCAGCAGTCAGCAAAGCTTTTGGGGGGGGATGCGATTTTGGAGCGATAAAGTAATCGGGGGCTTTCCCTTGGGTTTGTTAATGCCTGAGGATTATAAAACCACGCTGCGATTAAGTGATGGTGGTCATGCAGAGAATCTTGGCCTGTTTTCACTGATTAAGCGGGGTACGAAAAAAATAGTGGTTGTCGATGCGGAACATGATCCCGAGTATGGTTTCGATGCGTTAAATCGCCTGAAAGTAAAGCTCAAGCACGAACTTAACCTTAACCTGTCATGTGGTGAGACTGGCGAAGAAACCTGCCCGCTTGCCAGTGATTTTAATGCCCTCCAAGCCGCCCCGGTATTTTCACTGACAGTCACAGGTTTCCCTGGCAGGGAACAACTAGACATTCTTTACATAAAACTATCGGTCAAGAAGGATTTATTGAAACAGCGCTGTGATGGACGCCTACCGTACCCATCGGACATTGAAACGTTGTGCCGTGAGCAGCCAGGTTACCCTGAAAATGTTAGAGCGTACTATCAGAGTGAAATAGAGAAGCAACAGAATAGCTTTCCACATAACTCGACAGCCGATATTTGGTATAGCGAGGCGCAGTATCGCGCATACCGTGACTTGGGTTCTTATAATGCAAAAACATTTCTTGTCGATAAGATAAGGCGATGGGATGAGGATATCGAACGTCAGCGTAAGAGTGAAAAGGCATTTTACGATTCATTGGGGCCGAAAAAATAG
- a CDS encoding MFS transporter, giving the protein MDITAVVPDQNSTVVPVLGLSFYAMASGYLMSLIPLSLHSFGLSETLTPWLVSGFYLGLLMGATQVESIISKLGHRRSLLLFLSIILLTTLAMIALPSAAVWLVARLIAGFAVAGVFVAIESWLLMVNTAKQRAKRLGLYMASLYGGTALGQLGIGPVGIEGVVPYLVVITLLLMAIMPPLMVTKGQPAHSQAQPLSFAQLKEINRAAMLGCFISGMLLAPIYGLMPVFISDGIGTDKTGILMASIIIGGMLVQPIISLLSPVMSKKFLMSALSLIGVAAVAIIVIANSFALLAVGYMLLGACTFALYPIAITLACDALEVGKIVITTQIMLLSYSVGSVFGPLLAFQVSSNIDKGLLLYLAICLITSGVYMLIKAIIKMRSDKATLAG; this is encoded by the coding sequence GTGGATATAACCGCCGTCGTCCCCGACCAAAACAGCACTGTTGTGCCAGTACTGGGTTTATCATTTTACGCAATGGCATCGGGCTATTTAATGAGCCTGATTCCGCTGTCACTGCACTCATTCGGTTTGAGCGAGACACTGACACCTTGGCTGGTCAGCGGTTTTTATCTTGGCTTACTGATGGGCGCGACACAGGTTGAGAGCATTATCAGCAAACTTGGCCACCGTCGGTCGTTGCTACTGTTTCTCAGCATTATTTTGCTGACAACCCTGGCGATGATTGCCCTGCCCTCGGCCGCCGTTTGGCTGGTAGCGCGGCTGATTGCCGGCTTTGCCGTCGCCGGTGTCTTTGTGGCTATTGAATCCTGGCTGTTAATGGTAAATACCGCCAAGCAACGGGCCAAGCGGCTCGGCTTGTATATGGCCTCACTGTACGGCGGTACCGCCCTTGGCCAGCTGGGTATTGGCCCTGTCGGTATCGAGGGTGTGGTGCCTTATTTAGTGGTTATCACATTACTATTAATGGCCATTATGCCGCCATTGATGGTGACCAAGGGTCAGCCGGCACACAGCCAGGCACAGCCGTTGAGCTTTGCCCAACTGAAGGAAATCAACAGGGCCGCCATGCTGGGGTGTTTCATTTCAGGCATGTTATTGGCGCCGATTTACGGTCTGATGCCGGTGTTTATCAGCGACGGTATAGGCACCGATAAAACCGGCATACTAATGGCCTCGATTATTATCGGTGGCATGTTGGTGCAGCCTATTATCAGCCTGTTATCACCGGTAATGAGTAAGAAATTTCTCATGTCGGCGCTATCGCTGATCGGCGTTGCGGCGGTGGCTATTATTGTTATCGCCAACAGCTTTGCCCTGCTGGCAGTGGGATATATGTTACTGGGTGCCTGTACCTTTGCCCTCTACCCGATTGCCATCACGCTGGCCTGTGATGCCTTAGAAGTCGGCAAAATAGTGATTACCACTCAAATCATGCTGTTGAGTTACAGCGTAGGCTCGGTATTCGGTCCGTTATTGGCCTTCCAAGTCAGCAGTAATATCGACAAAGGCCTGCTGCTGTATCTGGCTATTTGCCTGATCACCAGCGGGGTTTACATGCTCATCAAGGCAATAATAAAAATGCGCAGTGACAAAGCCACTCTGGCGGGCTAA